One genomic region from Negativicutes bacterium encodes:
- a CDS encoding Cof-type HAD-IIB family hydrolase, whose translation MLPSQPIRLVAIDLDDTLLNKQKQISARNRDALRRAKEQGVVVTLVTGRMYASALPYARSLQLDLPIVTYQGGLIRKSISQETLFESVLDPGLTWEICRTLEQFPGDLSLTIDDEFYADSENETARRYRELHHVKVHIIGCLSEWLQSQTAAKIYKIIYTDAPERILQAMEALLPFANRANLTRSYPVFLEIGPRGIHKGFAIHWLAQYFNIPEAAILVIGDGGNDIDMFAAAGFSVCMGDGQPEARAAASYVGKSCEEDGVADALERFVLREE comes from the coding sequence ATGCTGCCTTCTCAACCAATCCGTCTGGTTGCTATCGACCTGGATGATACGCTGCTGAACAAACAAAAGCAAATCAGCGCCCGTAACCGCGACGCGCTGCGGCGTGCCAAAGAACAGGGCGTGGTCGTCACTCTGGTGACCGGCAGAATGTACGCCTCGGCGCTGCCGTACGCCCGCAGCCTGCAGCTTGATCTGCCGATTGTCACCTACCAGGGCGGCTTGATTCGCAAGTCGATCAGTCAGGAAACTTTATTTGAATCCGTTCTGGATCCCGGCTTAACATGGGAAATTTGCCGCACTCTGGAACAATTTCCCGGCGATTTGAGCCTGACCATCGACGATGAGTTTTATGCGGACAGTGAAAATGAAACAGCCAGACGTTATCGCGAACTGCATCATGTCAAGGTGCACATCATCGGTTGTTTGAGTGAATGGCTGCAAAGCCAGACCGCAGCCAAAATTTATAAAATCATCTATACCGATGCGCCGGAGCGGATTCTGCAGGCGATGGAAGCATTGCTGCCTTTTGCCAATCGAGCGAATTTAACCCGCAGCTATCCTGTCTTCCTGGAGATTGGTCCGCGCGGAATTCACAAAGGATTTGCCATCCACTGGCTGGCACAGTATTTTAATATCCCGGAAGCTGCCATTTTAGTCATAGGCGACGGCGGCAACGATATTGACATGTTTGCAGCGGCCGGTTTTTCCGTCTGTATGGGAGACGGGCAGCCGGAAGCCCGGGCAGCCGCTTCTTATGTTGGCAAATCCTGCGAAGAGGATGGAGTGGCCGACGCGCTGGAACGTTTTGTGCTGCGGGAGGAATAA
- a CDS encoding DUF2207 domain-containing protein encodes MKKIRIFLFTLFLTLFFCPVVLAEGFVIDAYRIEMNVQDDNSYRITETIDTRFTEQLHGIYRTIPSFSNQGYPISLLDIKILSGHPFTVIQDDRNQTIQIGDAAAWAKPKESYILSYRYLLGDDHNKDADELYFNLIGSGWATTISNVSFTIRMPHDFDASKLSFKYAGDTNDNGSRIRYTIADNLISGTLQGSLAPHQPLTVLLTLPEGYYGSIPRQTDYAALIARSAFLIYPILTLLGVLVWLRWGRNRPLIPTVEFYPPEGLNSADVGYLYDHSVDNQDILSLILCWAADKKLKIEEQLTETEFGTKKEFTFTRLADLADTAKPYEQTVFFDLFHRFGNGEQVTDQQLSNDFHKTVTAAKQQVQNTFQAKKETAVYDKKGRLCQTILIALAALCMFFVCFLFSSSFTDEGNLAIFLAAFFITLFAVLFCAVTAQLTVSFFQRRNRKILIPLAVLYPALLAAGGLVLTAQSAKMLLPQSLGLLSVAVLTGLSAYSDKRTALGDAYLAKILGFRNFLVSAEKERIEALAEENPAYFYDVLPYAMVLGVTNQWAKQFEHISLQPPNWYQSEYNTVSFNSLAFVGSLSAGMMQTIGSMSSAPGAFGGFGGSGGGGGGGW; translated from the coding sequence AAATACGGATCTTTTTGTTCACACTGTTCCTGACTCTGTTTTTTTGCCCGGTTGTTCTGGCGGAAGGTTTTGTGATTGATGCTTACCGGATTGAGATGAACGTGCAGGATGACAACTCTTATCGGATCACCGAAACGATCGATACCCGTTTTACAGAGCAGCTGCACGGCATTTATCGCACAATTCCCAGCTTCTCCAATCAGGGTTATCCGATTTCCCTGCTCGATATCAAGATATTGAGCGGACACCCGTTTACGGTAATACAGGATGACCGGAATCAGACCATTCAGATCGGCGATGCCGCGGCCTGGGCCAAGCCAAAAGAGAGCTATATTTTGAGCTATCGCTATCTGCTGGGTGACGACCATAACAAGGACGCGGATGAGCTCTATTTCAACCTGATTGGCAGCGGCTGGGCAACCACAATCAGCAATGTCAGCTTTACGATCCGCATGCCGCATGATTTTGATGCCAGTAAACTCAGTTTCAAATACGCAGGCGATACGAACGATAATGGTTCCCGGATCCGCTATACGATTGCCGACAATCTGATCAGCGGTACTCTGCAAGGCAGTTTAGCTCCGCATCAGCCTCTGACGGTTCTGCTGACTTTACCGGAAGGCTATTATGGCAGTATTCCAAGGCAAACCGATTATGCCGCTCTGATCGCCCGTTCTGCTTTTCTGATTTATCCGATCCTGACTTTGCTTGGAGTGCTGGTCTGGCTGCGCTGGGGGCGCAATCGCCCGCTGATTCCAACCGTCGAATTTTATCCGCCGGAGGGATTGAATTCAGCCGATGTCGGTTATCTTTACGATCACAGCGTCGACAACCAGGATATTCTCTCTTTAATCCTCTGCTGGGCAGCGGATAAAAAACTGAAGATTGAGGAACAGCTCACGGAAACGGAGTTTGGGACGAAGAAGGAATTTACCTTCACCCGTCTGGCTGATTTGGCGGACACGGCGAAGCCTTACGAGCAAACTGTTTTCTTTGATCTTTTCCATCGCTTTGGTAACGGCGAGCAGGTAACCGATCAGCAGTTAAGCAACGATTTTCATAAAACCGTGACCGCAGCCAAACAGCAGGTGCAGAATACTTTCCAGGCCAAAAAGGAAACTGCGGTCTATGACAAAAAAGGCCGTCTCTGCCAAACGATCCTGATTGCGCTGGCCGCACTCTGCATGTTTTTCGTCTGTTTCCTCTTCAGCAGCAGCTTTACCGATGAGGGTAACCTGGCGATTTTCCTGGCAGCCTTTTTCATTACCTTATTCGCAGTGTTGTTCTGTGCGGTTACGGCTCAGTTGACAGTCAGTTTTTTCCAGCGCAGGAATCGCAAAATTCTAATCCCGCTGGCTGTGCTCTATCCTGCCCTGCTGGCGGCGGGCGGTCTGGTTTTGACTGCGCAGTCCGCAAAAATGCTGCTGCCGCAGAGTTTGGGCCTGCTGTCCGTCGCTGTCCTCACAGGGCTATCTGCTTACAGCGACAAACGCACTGCTCTGGGGGATGCCTATTTGGCCAAAATTCTCGGCTTCCGCAATTTCCTTGTATCGGCAGAAAAAGAGCGTATCGAAGCCCTGGCAGAAGAAAACCCCGCTTATTTTTATGATGTTCTGCCCTATGCCATGGTGCTTGGCGTCACCAATCAATGGGCAAAACAATTTGAACACATCAGCCTGCAGCCCCCGAACTGGTACCAAAGCGAGTATAACACAGTGAGTTTCAATTCTCTGGCTTTTGTTGGTTCTCTCTCTGCCGGTATGATGCAGACCATCGGTTCGATGAGCTCCGCTCCCGGCGCTTTTGGCGGTTTCGGCGGATCCGGCGGCGGCGGCGGCGGCGGTTGGTAA